A genomic region of Caldicellulosiruptor acetigenus contains the following coding sequences:
- a CDS encoding glycerate kinase has protein sequence MKYLVAPDKYKGSFDAFVASEIIKEAIVEVDKGAEVFQLPLADGGEGTLTALSKIFGAKIEEVEVNDPLFRKIKSRIGFFEDKAIIEMAECSGLLLLKDEERNPLYTTTYGVGELIKYAISKGVKEIIIGIGGSATNDAGTGMLSALGMKFLNENGEELKPIGENLIKIKKIDDSEFLNEVRKVKFTVLCDVTNPLYGENGAAYVFAPQKGADENAVKLLDEGLKNFANVAKEYLGKDLSLSSGAGAAGGLGFALLAFLNAQYVSGIDYILSASNAEEHVKWTDIVITGEGRFDRQSLSGKSTIGIARLGAKFGKMVIVISGSIDCPFEEYTKEGITSIFSIVDMASSLDRCLKEASRLLKETTKSIVNLILRVKNL, from the coding sequence TTGAAATATTTGGTTGCACCAGATAAATATAAAGGGTCGTTTGACGCTTTTGTTGCATCCGAAATAATAAAAGAAGCTATTGTTGAGGTTGACAAAGGTGCAGAAGTTTTTCAGCTTCCGCTTGCCGACGGTGGAGAAGGAACCTTGACCGCTCTATCTAAAATTTTTGGTGCCAAAATAGAAGAGGTTGAGGTAAATGACCCTCTTTTTAGGAAAATTAAAAGCAGAATAGGATTTTTTGAAGACAAAGCAATCATTGAAATGGCAGAATGTTCAGGTCTTCTCCTTTTAAAAGATGAAGAAAGAAATCCTCTTTACACAACAACATATGGTGTTGGTGAGCTCATCAAATACGCAATTTCAAAAGGAGTTAAAGAAATCATCATTGGCATTGGCGGCTCTGCAACAAATGATGCAGGTACAGGAATGCTGAGTGCGCTTGGAATGAAATTTTTGAATGAAAATGGAGAGGAATTAAAACCAATCGGAGAAAACTTGATTAAAATAAAAAAGATAGATGATTCAGAATTCTTGAATGAAGTTCGCAAAGTAAAATTTACAGTTTTGTGTGATGTTACAAATCCATTATACGGAGAAAATGGTGCAGCGTATGTGTTTGCACCTCAAAAAGGGGCAGATGAAAATGCTGTAAAGCTTCTTGATGAAGGATTAAAAAATTTTGCAAATGTCGCTAAAGAGTATCTTGGAAAAGACTTATCGCTATCCAGCGGAGCTGGTGCTGCAGGAGGCTTGGGATTTGCACTTTTGGCTTTTTTAAACGCTCAGTATGTATCGGGAATAGACTATATACTGAGTGCTTCGAACGCTGAAGAACATGTCAAATGGACAGATATTGTCATCACTGGTGAAGGAAGATTTGACAGGCAAAGCCTATCTGGAAAATCCACAATTGGAATTGCCCGGCTTGGTGCAAAGTTTGGCAAAATGGTAATTGTTATTTCAGGGTCAATTGATTGTCCTTTTGAAGAGTACACAAAAGAAGGTATAACCTCAATTTTCTCTATTGTTGATATGGCATCATCTCTTGACAGATGTCTCAAAGAAGCATCACGGCTACTTAAAGAAACTACAAAGAGTATTGTGAATTTGATTTTAAGAGTAAAAAATCTTTAA